Below is a genomic region from Gadus morhua chromosome 4, gadMor3.0, whole genome shotgun sequence.
ccggtaaacaaatgtttgtgcgccaccctaaggcgcacaaaagcctccgtttgctgggctgaccctaaaaaaaaaacgattcaacacaaacataaataggtatacataaataatgtaatcttgtgagcgagtaaattgacattggtgacagtggtgtttaacaccagctacgtccatgcaaaatatagcaacgtatcattaagttgcaaaaacgtttgaaaagtggcacaggtctttaggcttgattatttgcattaacatgatgaatctataaaaagcaatacggcacaaaatatttctgaaaactaatataacttcacttcgtttgaacgtgtactgctctgccattttcaagaacccgcccagtgaacgcagaggattgtgggtagttttggctcgtctaggatgcagcgatgcatccttaaaaaatctcggaattctcaaaaacaaaggacgaaaaaatggcgcggctttcgagtgtcctcaacattggaacagtgcttgtcggcgttctatgacgtagcgtccttaaacgggcggtgtcacactaaatttgtaccggctgccaaatttgtaccgggcgcgtcatccatacgtaatccattccaaacctgcctgtcagcagatgatcgcgtcgtccgttgccgggcaggtttcaaaaaacattcgcgctcatgttgccaaagacgaaataacataatacagttaacggatcgctagataatgtaatgttttgttgggttccttaataaacacacgatatatcttggaacagacatcaacatgcagcgcgccaatccaactgcgcatgctccgtgtgacggtctaataactgatgttgatatcattacagataacacttgtttttactttatatttgtattgtatttaattgtttaatcaaatttagcaagtaaactgagtgtttaaagcaggccaaggacgaaatagcacaatacagataacggatcgctagatagaaggttcgcgaatgttcacgtcattcgacgcgatggcaacggacgaagcgatcatctgttgccaggcagatttggagtggattacgtatggatgacgcgcccggtacaaatttggcagccggtacaaatttagtgtgacagcggccgttgagcatgcttccttgacattgggaaacagcacTGGCGTACTAAATCAACTGTGATCAGATTGGTTAAAAAAATAGAGGCTGCGTGTGATTTCAGTACCGGTTCAATGCATTTGTAATGAGGGGGCGCACTTCTGTGCAGTGTGCACATTAGTCGTCGTTGCCAGCAGGCTGCACGCGACAGCCAAGGGATTTACATGTGGCATAGCAAGGTAAGCAGCAGAATTGTTTCCCAATTAAGCGTAATTTTGAAATGGAGTTGTAGTATTATGGTTTCATGAAAGCAAGGACAGCACTCGGTTGCTTTCGAAACTTTGAATCGTCAACAACGGACGTTTCTGGCCGCGCGCCCTTCAGCGTGTAATGGCTTCTTCACAGCCATTACACGCTGAAAAAGGGAAACGTCCGTTGTTGGCGTTTAAAAGTTTTGAATGCAACAGTGCTGTCCTTTCTTTCAGGAAATAATATTACGATACGTTGGATTCAGCACGCAGTTAAGTTATATAAAGAAGTCTAGTTAGTGTGAGCGCGTTACTTCATATATTCgatttttttcttgccctttcTTGAGGCTTGGGTGAAGGGGGTCATTaatatttggttttatttagtATTATGGTACAATATGTAGATGGGCCGACATGTCCACGGGTCGATTTCCCGTAGTAAATTGATAATTTTAATGATTTGGATTTCCCCGCGACGGTTTCGCGGGGTTCAGCTGCTAGTCAGGGACGCAGCGCGTGACCGTGACAACGTTATTTCTTGGGAAATGGGACTAAAACGAATATAATGGATGACATTCATAGTATTATTGGTATAAAAATTCCATTACTTGTAGTACAGCAAACGAACAATTTTGTAAACAAGAAATCGTTATTAAAATTTTATCAATGTCCTTCTAGAACCTGTCATGAACTTTGATAATCAAATCAAACGATGTCTCGAGCGCAATATATGTCTCTGATATAACGGACATTTAGCTGCTATTCTTTGGCAATTTGACATTTTAAAGGGCATGGTGCAGgtttctattttcttcttttctggcaattttctagttggtaataaacatttaaacaattatccattgtatttgatgttgtagggtatcacaaaatataaatattaggaAAAGTAGGTGATATATTAGTGGTTATAAGCCACAGGTTAGCGATGATTCTTAtttctcccacaatgcattgcacgACGTCACGTAAGGTACTCCGCTTTTGGACGACAGCCGAAGCcgctagtgagagagagtgacagtgtcAGATTATATtagtaaatacataaatagagatagcctagatatatagatatatagatagatagatagatagatagaataacatcgatagatagatagatagatagatagatagatggatagaatagcataacatcgatagatagtgagggatagcatagcatgagagagagagagagagagagagagaggatatataAGTAGATAACATGGTTTTCTACTGTATTTGTGGCGGGTGCAACAACTCCAGCAAAAGTGGACATAGGGTCCATTGCTTCCCCAAGGACAAAGGGATTCTCCGAAGCTGGGTGCAATTTGTCAAGTTTAGGCGGGCAGATTTTTCAGCTAGCTCTGTTACCGCGTACTCCAGAATATGCAGCGCGCATTTCAAGGAGGAGGATTACCACTCAGGGGATGCCAAGATGGTCTCACTTGGTTTAAAGAGTAAGAGGACGGCGAAGTTAATTCCTACCGCCGTGCCGTCTGTGCATGCAAACCACTCTGCCTGCCCTGTCCCGAGGTCGAGAGACACCGTCTGCCGCAAGCGAGAGATTGCCACGGTAAGCATCATGCTATAGCTGCTAATTACAAGCTGCGCGTTAGCTAGCTCTGTGTATTTTGCATACCGTGTTCCCTTTGACACAGCCTCATCTACAAGCATGATCAGTCTGACATTATAAGAGCATATTTCGTGATTCACGAATATGAGCCAAAACAAAATTGCCCTGAAGTAAATGTCCATATCGTCATGAAAGCTTCATGGCTAGTGTTTGGATCAGTGATCGTCAACATCAAGCGGCTTTCACaacagtgtgtttgcgttttgtgTTAGTGCTAGACTGCTACGGTTCTCTTTCACATATACTGTATTTGACCGTGACCttttatatacttatatatatactatactttatactaatatacttttttatatttgttttcgcAAGATGTTGACAGACGCCTCACAGCAGGAGACCGTGGCCAGTGTAGACACTGTGGAGAGTGTCGATACTGGGGATCAGCCCTTGccctcctccacttctgacgctggGACACAATGTTTTTTGAAGCCCCCCCGATGGTCTCACGGTAAATCTTTGGTATTTTAAGGGGTAGATATTATGTCTAAAACATTGCAAGTAGGACATTTCCATACACATTGATGAAATGAATACATAGCCTACACCAAAACATAGCCGCCGATTTGCCATGATTGTCATATGTTTGGGTATGTTTACTGCCTCTGCCACAGCTGTGCAGGTTAACCTGAAGCCCAAGATGGTTAGCGTGGGCACACAGACTTCAATCAGCCCACAAACCTCCACTCCCCTCGCTAGTCCTGAACAGACAGttgacgacgacgatgatgataatGCCACTGTCATCAGTGACTTGTCGTGGGTGCCCGAAGAGCCGATGGATGAGGAGGAATTGTTTGATGAGGAGCCACCTTACACGTGTGACCCCCACCACAAGTGAGATAATCTAAAACCAACATAGACCATATTGAATGCTCAATGCTTTGTTAGTTTGAATgacaccgcccccctccccctcattttttgttgttgtagttgcatTGACAAATTCATTGTTTGCCAAGAGGAGCTGATGGGCCTTTTTGCCATCTGTCCGGCCTGTTGTGAGAGGTCGGATGGTAGCATTGTGCAGCAGGAAGGAACTTTTGTTAAGATCAAGCAGGTACAGTTTTGTTTATGCAGTTTTGTTTACGTGGCCATCTGATTAGAAAATCTGAATATCTAATTACAATCTGATAGCTCTGACTGTCTTGCCAGTTAATTTACAATGTATGTACCAGGCTGGCTTAAGTCTGCTGGTTTGTGATGCCATCATATTTGAGTGTTATACTGTATTGGTCATGTGTGTTTCATTGAAAATATGAAACCTTTGACCAGTAATGTACAGTACTTACTCTATATTGAATCCTGATATACTGTTGATTacggtacaatgttttattttattttcttacataTCTAGGTCTGTGCATCATGTGGCTACCACCGTTTCTGGCAAAACCAGCCAATGCTCCACAGGAACATGCCAACCTGCAACCTCCTGTTAAGTGGGGCCATTCATTTTACTGGATGTTTGGCCACACAGACACTAAGAATGTTGACCCTGTTTGGCCTGCAGTGCATCAGTGCCAGCAGTTTCTTTCGCCATCAGCGCCGCTACACCATCCCTGTAATCGTTCAGGCCTGGCAGAATGATCAAGCCAAGAATTTTAGTGACCTACGGGCAATGGATGGCGGGCTAGTTCTTGCTGGTGACTGCAGGTAAACCAGTGTGAGAGCTAGACCAGTTCCACGTTttgattttgttatttgttatcatGTAGGGTGGCTTTAGTTGGCATTTGCAGTTGACATGGTGGATTGTCTTTACAGACCATGGTTTTAAAAACTTGAAACATAAATTGTAATTAATTCCAGGTCAGATTCTCCTGGGCACTGCGCAAAGTATGGGTCATACTCTCTGATAGAGGACAGAGTGAAGAAGGTGGtggatgttcagcttgttcaggtaAAACTGATGTTATTAGACAAAGAAATGAACTCTGCAATTTGGTAAAAGGATTGTATCTTAATATAACATCTTTCCACTACAACCATGCATAGAGCTTTATTGTGTATTGCCTAACTAGAGTAGTGTATCATAATGCCTGGTCCAGCAACGCTTCGGTTCATTAACGCCTccttcaacaccaccagcatTCTACACTTACACTGTTATGTCATGTTGCAGAGCTCAGAGGTCCCCAACAGCTCATGGTGTGAGCTTGAAGGCCTCAAGCGCAGTGTTGGCCTGCTGAGGGGAAACGACCTGCATTTGGCAACGCTGATCACGGACCGACATCGCCAGGTATTTACAATAAAAATGCAGTATAGAAAGTAAATATCTGAATTGCACTGAAGCTGGatgtttgtggtttttttctCCTTAGGTTGCcaaatgtgtgagagaggagctGATCCCTGAAGGGACACAGCATTATTTTGACGTGTGGCACATTGCCAAAAGTATGTATCCATTGTTGGAACCTTGAAGCAGTTTTTGTTAGTGCATATCAATTAATACCATTTGTTCTAAAACAGGTCTGGGGAAGGCATTGGATGCAGCATCCAAAGAGTGTGACCAACTACAGTTGTGGAGGCCAGCTATAGTGAATCACCTCTATTGGACTGCAGCCTCAACCCCAGATGGCAACCCAGCGGTCATGGAGGCCAAATGGAGAAGTTTAGTGAACCACATCCAGGACATCCATGACCATGACACCCCTGCCTTCTCCAGTTGTGCCCATGGCCCTCTAGACGAAGATCAGCGCAACAAAGAGTGGCTGGACCCAGGTACAGTACTGGTATTAAGCACGCTATACAtagttttgttttagttgctGTCTTTGAGTAATTGTCTGGATGCTTTGACATGTGACCTTTgtgatgaaattattttttcattccctGGCAATCTCATAACATTCTGTTTActgtttatgtttgctataattcatatgcaggacaatttcatgtgtttccatttcaaaaaggaattctgtctgtccgtcttcctgtctatttgtacgttttccgtctgtgtgtctgtctgcctccctgcctacctgtcttggTCTTTTCAGGCTCATTGGCAGCAGTCAAGTTGGAGAACATAATGATGAGGGCTGCCTTGCTGAAAGATTTTCGTCAGCTGTCTCCACAGCACCAGACCTTCTCCCTTGAGGCTTACCACTCCCTCATCTTGCACTTCGCGCCCAAGCACACAGGGTTTTCATACCTTGGGATGTATAGCAGGTCAGTGCTATCCAATGGAATAACACTGCCAATTATTATGCCTtttatagtaataatagtacctATTAACGTGCCTATTGTAGTATTTTGTCATACACCAAGTTTCAAAGGTTTtctcaaatgtgttattttgtagGCTTCTCTTAGCGGCGCTGCATTATAATCACAATGCCAATCGCGAGACAGCACGGAGAAGTGACGGGACAGAGAAGTACTGCGTGCGGTATCCGCGCTTCAGAAAAGGTGCCCATGTGGTGCGTCCCATCAAAGAGGCAGCCTCATACGGTAAGCAGTGTCAGGCAGTTCTATCATATTTTGAGATGGTGCACGAGTGATCAGTGACAATGATCTTTATAaagtaatgttattattattatgtctgcaGGTTATGCAACATCATTAATGAAGGCCCTTCGGGAGAGCTACGCCAATTCACCCGCGGTTCTTCGAGAGGTTGGCGCCAATCTGTCCTCCGATGCACCCGCCCCCATCGCCAAATCCTTCGAACAGATTCCTAAGGAGGAGGCCATCAGCCTCTACCTAGCCCGGCAGTCACGGTTCAAGAAAACCTAAtttcacattattatttttttccacggaCAAGTCCAATTATTTAGTTGTTATTTGCATGAAATTTCTTTGTatgtaattcaaaataatttggTAATCATTTTACCTGTGCCTTGTCAACCTCTGTGTGCGGTGTTGTCtgggctcactgtgtgtctgcttgatgtgcttttgcatgtatcactgcatgtatcactgcatgaaatagtgtgtgtgtgtgtgtgtgtgtgagagaaagagaaccatCAACTGACCCTCGGGTATGACTACACTATTGCAGAAttaattagaattagaattaaacactaaccatttttttatatagatttaattccaacctgtgtctttgttcagtaaccattacaagcaatgccaatcaacttttttttatccaaaatgcatgtgttctgtgtactttataacattttaagggCAATTGAATGATCACAACAGAATAAGCAtaactattatttttattcattttcatcCAAACAAGGCCATTGAAAGCCCTGATAGGTCTGGTCACCATTCTGGAATTGCTGTCTGATGGTTGAAACCACACAAGAGGGTAGAGGCTTCCTTATACTCCTCCCTAAAACGCCATAAGCCCAGCGTATAGCTTGCCTGTACGCAGTGTACCGGTATTGCCTAGGGATAAGTAGGAAAGATTCTTAAGTTCAAAAACTGTAAGTAGGTTGGAAACGTCATTTTAAGCCTGTTTCTCATGcatgtttattgtgtatgcAACACATCTCCTGTCACCTATAACTGTTGGTTCAAATGACTCAGTGTAAAAAGATTTGTAAAGTAAACATAAACCATGAACATACTCGTGCGTGCTGGCTTGAAGGAGACCATGATCCTGCCtgaagtgtgtgtatgctattttTAGCACAAACGGATTCAGGCAGCATGCCTCAAATCCAGGATGCtgcgttaggcacgttacatctGCTGGCCTCGGGGTGAGCTCCtcgaccagcgaccaaaacgcgCTCACCTCCCTACAACACAAGCTCTCCACCACAGTTTCCATGGGACGACaccgcccacacagacacctgccaaacacagcgacacagacacGCTTACTGCTCTCTCCCGGTAAGCGGTACCCTGACAGTTTCAATGACAATCAATCACGAGGAAAACGAGTTAGCACTATCAAAAATAATCACACTGAAGACATAACCAGCCTACTCGCGTCGGCTACGTTTGCAAACAACATTTTCACCGGAGAAAGGTAAAAGCTTAGAATAAACACTAGGGGTTCACAGGTGGGACTGTCAAGCTAGCCCATATTTAGAataaatagaaggcataatatgccttctatttctggatcttctgactaagtttaggGTACTTATCTGAGCCAATGACATAATcactgtcactagatataaagaaaacgttgactttcattcgatgctattcactgacagtaaaagaaaataagttattgtatgcactgctgttcatagACTACTAGCTCCAGCGCTCCTTGCTGCGTTTCTAAATGGTAGCAACTCACCAGGACACTTCaccaactctccactcattctcctctgaccatgcatttatttgtctttGACGGCCATCGGCTCTCGGGATTTCCTCATTTCCCCTCATACGCCTAACCGGTTCGAAATTATatggctgtgggccatcataaatGTTGACAGTGGGTCTTgctacctcttcctcatccccgtcCGCCATAATGCTAGTTCTAATGCGTCTACCttacgtgacgtcatcgccaaattgcgtaaaaaataaccgttactaaccaaaaactacaaaaactggactttaacaccattttggagacatttctaactttatatacatattttgagtgctttatgtacccattaatcaaaacttccggttaacctgcaccatgGGCTTTAAGTTGGCCATATGAGCAATGTTGTTTCTTAATGTTACTCGTACGTAGCCTAATATAAACATAGACTACGTTAATGTGAAGTAAATATACACAGCTGTGATAACCGCAATAACTCATCCTGGCATAGCAGTAGCCATAAGCAATTTGGCACAGAGTTTAGCTGAATGTCATTGATGATAAAGCTAACGTTAGTTAGTATATCTAGTTAGTCATCTATGAACGAATATAGTCTAACTAAAGTTGCTAACAGACCGACAGTCAAACATGATCGCTATTCGTGTTAGTCTACTTACCAAGAGTTGTATATAatatgaaataattatcagCTTATTGCTGTAAATGTCAGTACGACCGTAGTTGCCAACCACATCAACGGAAGATGAGCATCTTCCCTGGGGAGGCTCCTGCGCCTGGTTCAGGAGCAGTGTATTGCTCGAGCTGTCAACTGCTCTTGAACCTGGCGCTCGAGGCTCCCCAGAAACTGGAACGTCAAGGTTCATGTTCGTTTTAccttatttgtgtattttgctTGGGTGCCATTTTGATGTTTTTGCCAGGATCAATTCATGTACCCGTCATTTCAAGGTTATTTTCCCTCACAAAAGCTAGAACTTGTTTTGGCAATTTAGTTGTGCAGTACATTATACATTGTAAAAAGCCTgtagtaagagagaaagaaaagacatGATTATGTGTACTGTGGTCAAGACACCCAAGTGGTTTGACATATTTGGTGTAactgatgtttttcttttactcttGCAACTTTCCCTTTTAGTTTCTGAAGCAGTCTCACACTCGAGTCCTGACCGAGGGCCTTGAAACTGGCATGCCTGTTCAAAACATCTCCAGGACAACAAGGTTATTTTGTGTTGACGTGTATTGAATTCTTAAGGGCAAAGGTTACTCTTAACAGGCAAATTCTGTAGAAActccataaaaataaatattaactcACTAAGACCATTCATGAAACATCAGTAAGCTGCAGTTTGCATAGCCAGTACAGTCAGTAATATTTTAGTTCTTTCAACTGCGACTGCTTGTAAAAAATGCAACGATGCCACCAACAATAACCAATACAATGTTGTGCCAGATAACCTCAAATATAATTAGCCTACTTCCTATTTGTGCAAACACATCAgatgcctttgaaaaaaacaaaagtgcaaAGATGCTTTGTCTGAAATGAGTTCCCTTACCGTTTAATTTGGAGCAAGTGAAACAATCACGGGCTTGTGTTATCTGAAGGGTCTCCGTTGTTGTCAATAGCTTCTCAGAGAGCTGGATGGAGAGGGTTTGCAGCGTCTGTATTCCAATTGGTGGTCAGGGTTTTTGCATTGGAAATGCATCAGTGAACAAATCGCCTGCTTGTGCCATCCGTAAGGTCTTCGTTGTCAACTTCTTGTTGGAGAGCTGGATGTAGAGGTTTTGCGACGTCTGTATTCAgattagggctgcacgatataggcaaaatatgatatcccgatattttttggctgaatggcgatatatagcgatattttctatagagtgggatAGTTGGGTTTgtcgcattgtcctgcgtactacggtgagggtttcagtgcgccctaactttaatcccccgccccctcccttctccgttccatttgggaacatgtttggtttaattttgcttgtttcgtatattttgattaattaattaagggcgcctccagagggcgcccccaacacattggATCGGCCCTCCGCTTTGGGGCCGCATTATCATCTAGAACGTGTATTAACTTTTGATAGTCTAACGTggtccattatcccttacttgttGCAAGACACAGTAGTCTACACATACATCTATGCATAAGGTTTCTGAGAACAGCAGGACAAGTTGGCACATCAACATTCACAAACGGAAGGCTTGCGCTACTCCATCTAGGCACTTTGAGTTGTAGCCTCATACCATAATTGAATGCCGCTTCTTTTGTAGCAAGAAGCAGCAAGTGTTATTTTCACAGAAGATGAACACATACCAAATTTTCTGATAAGCATATTAGCTTGTGCATACATCATACGATACTGCCTGCAAATTTCACGGTCATTAGACTGGTCGTCAGTTATGTAATGTTATAATTTTTTAGCCTCATTACATATGTTAAGGACTGTGCCAGGAAAGGAGAAATCAGTAGTTATCAGTTTCTTATCTGCCTTACTTCATGAGCATCAGCTGTATGTGGCCTTAGTGCCTAGATTTAATATGACAACCGCCACTGTTGTTTGGACAGGCGGGTAGACGTAAACTGGCAGATAAATCTAAGTGTTATGATTTCGCTCATTCATTTCTTATGTTTGGATTTGTGTCTTgcagaagatgaaggagaaTGCGTGCAGTGGGCTGAATGGAGAATTCGTGAATCAAAGGCAACACCATCAAATGCATTATGAAATTAAGCACTATCAGGTTGTCAAGGCTGTAGCTCAGCGGGCACATGGTCCTGGATACctgattttttttgatttttttttaactatttaTATATGGAATCTGAATGCACTCCAAGAAATGCTGCAGTTCTTTGTGCCACAAGAGGCCAAGAAGCTCTACTACAAGACGTtgaggaagaagatgaagattATTACAAATTATCCAAGTCAGTTCCAACCaagtaatttgattggacaagaggcattccagtgctgatatagagtataacagcactgggtCTTTTAACTATACACGTATCGCTCCGCTTTACGGGTGTTCTCATAACCGTTAATGTTATTAACAATCTTTTTGTAGCTTAGATTGCAGCTAACTTTGCACAGCAAATATGAACATGTTTCCAGGAATAACATTGGAGTTGAATTAAGAATGGTCGCCAGAAGAGCACCAAGGGAACCTAATGTAATGctaatgtgttaatgtgttgcttggcaacagttcagtccagttgcggatctatttgtgttggcggagccaaataaatcattaatgaACCAAAGAAATCTGATCATAATatgttaattattattgttaactaATGATTGgtgcttgtagaactgttgtataaaagcaatatcactCAGGACGGAGTGCTATTGTACTACGGCTGGGATTCGGTCGTAGGTATGAGGCCGTTGGCCGAGTGCCGAAGAGAATCACAGCCGTAGTACAACAGCACTCCCTCtcgtgtgatattgcttaatTATTCTGTTCCAAAATTCCATAAGAAGTCTGATTACTAAGAAATATTGATGACGTATCATTACTTTTGTCAGTTTCAAGTTTTTGTTTTAACACAGGGCTACCAACAATGTGTATGATGTATGACTACCTGAAAGCATTTGTCTATGACCTCACCCAGCTGCTGAGAGAACCTTCAGAGGTAAACCTCTAAAGGTGTGCGCCTTTATAAGCAATGCTCCAGCATGTGattttctccaaaacagtgTGCTATCCTCTGGTTCAGTCTTTATCATCTACAGTTGATTTAGGTACAAAAAAAGCCCATTTCACATATCCCATTGATTAAATGCACCTCTGCTGTTTGGGTGTACATTTTGCCATCACTATTTCTTGTTACGGAGATGAGGACAACTACTTGCCTCTTTCATGCATCTCCTTTGTCCACATCTATGTTTGGGGAATGTAATTTGAAGCCATTCCTCAAGTGTTTGCTATGCCTCATTGTTTATTATACTGCATACTACATTGGCACActtgggaaaaaatatatattttattcaatgTCTTCCGTTCTACAATGCGGCAGTATAATCATTGCTACAGATTTTTtacactttattctgttttgggcattacCTACCAGTGCAAAGATGTTTAAATTAGTcactgaaagcagtgttctg
It encodes:
- the LOC115542908 gene encoding uncharacterized protein LOC115542908, with amino-acid sequence MVFYCICGGCNNSSKSGHRVHCFPKDKGILRSWVQFVKFRRADFSASSVTAYSRICSAHFKEEDYHSGDAKMVSLGLKSKRTAKLIPTAVPSVHANHSACPVPRSRDTVCRKREIATMLTDASQQETVASVDTVESVDTGDQPLPSSTSDAGTQCFLKPPRWSHAVQVNLKPKMVSVGTQTSISPQTSTPLASPEQTVDDDDDDNATVISDLSWVPEEPMDEEELFDEEPPYTCDPHHNCIDKFIVCQEELMGLFAICPACCERSDGSIVQQEGTFVKIKQVCASCGYHRFWQNQPMLHRNMPTCNLLLSGAIHFTGCLATQTLRMLTLFGLQCISASSFFRHQRRYTIPVIVQAWQNDQAKNFSDLRAMDGGLVLAGDCRSDSPGHCAKYGSYSLIEDRVKKVVDVQLVQSSEVPNSSWCELEGLKRSVGLLRGNDLHLATLITDRHRQVAKCVREELIPEGTQHYFDVWHIAKSLGKALDAASKECDQLQLWRPAIVNHLYWTAASTPDGNPAVMEAKWRSLVNHIQDIHDHDTPAFSSCAHGPLDEDQRNKEWLDPGSLAAVKLENIMMRAALLKDFRQLSPQHQTFSLEAYHSLILHFAPKHTGFSYLGMYSRLLLAALHYNHNANRETARRSDGTEKYCVRYPRFRKGAHVVRPIKEAASYGYATSLMKALRESYANSPAVLREVGANLSSDAPAPIAKSFEQIPKEEAISLYLARQSRFKKT